A window of the Gemmatirosa kalamazoonensis genome harbors these coding sequences:
- a CDS encoding SusC/RagA family TonB-linked outer membrane protein produces MRYASRGMLAGVLIAASAVTLGAQQQTGIVAGRVTERGSNAPLVAAQVMIVGTTRGTVTGEDGRYRLTGVPAGSAQLRVLRIGYRAVTQPITVTAGQTTTADVQLDASAVSLDQMVVSATGATERKRENGNDVGVIKPGDKVSIAATPTLSAVLTGKTAGLTVTQGAGSPGASSRIRIRGSNSVSLSNEPLLIIDGVRVNNDVAASSLGVGGQQTNRFDDINPEDIESIEVLKGPAASALYGTAAANGVIQIVTRKGRTGKTQWRAYGQYGTLQDPTDYPSNYFTAGFNGASGSTAFNGNCILDLQTRGLCRADQTMSFNPLTFYSVQGTGHARDFGASASGGGDAAQYFVSYDGNFTQGTYAPSKVRMNSGRANINARLRGNLTSQFTTNYVDRRIGLPYNDNNIYGVVPNGVLGKAGNCVAGNTSPACVVSGVRDTLGSGFYSRLPSTFYFVSNEQAVRRFIAGNNTTWQPFSWLTGVAQLGIDADNSADLYLNPANIVTDINQGLAEGARTRRAYGNYNYNANGSFTATRNLLTSLQSQTSAGGQFVDERRNWTQGTGRQLVPGTGSLATVGAGKDVNELNQEIKTVGGYVREQLAWRDRLFVTGALRADENSAFGKDFKLAYYPAASLSWVISEEPFFQSIPGVGSSSVLDQLRLRTSYGRSGQRPGFRQADTYLSAVSVANVGGQELTAVVIGGTGNAGLKPEISDEQEIGFDASFLKNRLGITYTFFNKVTRDALIAQTLAPSLGVSTSRFVNLGKVSNNGHELQVNATAVDLKNAKFTVDLTGSILHNELKQLGGVPPIFFNGSRQRHQEGYPLGAFFQRKYTFQDKNGDGIISRVGCTTAVTQTDPSCELVLADTSTAAQFIGSVLPTREFSVTPTLTLFQHLRVGALIQHRGGNYAYNETEEFRCTASSIRNCRAINDRTAPLEDQAAAIAYTLGGTSAGYIEKADYTKFRELSIGYIVPRSLLRFGGFDAATVTVAGRNLATWTKYKGFDPEVNAAAATGFSQFDFLTQPQLRMWTLRVDLTF; encoded by the coding sequence ATGCGGTACGCATCACGGGGGATGCTCGCGGGAGTGCTGATCGCTGCCAGCGCGGTCACGCTCGGAGCCCAGCAGCAGACGGGCATCGTGGCGGGCCGGGTCACCGAACGCGGGTCGAACGCGCCGCTCGTCGCCGCGCAGGTGATGATCGTGGGCACGACGCGCGGGACGGTGACGGGCGAGGACGGCCGGTATCGACTCACCGGCGTGCCCGCGGGGAGCGCGCAGCTGCGTGTGCTGCGCATCGGCTACCGCGCCGTGACGCAGCCGATCACCGTGACGGCGGGGCAGACGACGACGGCCGACGTGCAGCTCGACGCGTCCGCGGTGAGCCTCGACCAGATGGTCGTCTCGGCCACCGGCGCGACGGAGCGCAAGCGTGAGAACGGCAACGACGTCGGCGTCATCAAGCCGGGCGACAAGGTCAGCATCGCCGCGACGCCCACACTCTCGGCCGTGCTGACCGGCAAGACCGCCGGCCTCACGGTGACGCAGGGCGCCGGCTCGCCGGGCGCGAGCTCGCGCATCCGGATCCGCGGGTCGAACTCGGTGTCGCTGTCGAACGAGCCGCTGCTCATCATCGACGGCGTGCGCGTGAACAACGACGTCGCGGCGTCGTCGCTCGGCGTCGGCGGCCAGCAGACGAACCGGTTCGACGACATCAACCCCGAGGACATCGAGTCGATCGAGGTGCTCAAGGGGCCGGCCGCCTCGGCGCTGTACGGCACCGCGGCCGCGAACGGCGTGATCCAGATCGTGACGCGCAAGGGGCGCACGGGGAAGACGCAGTGGCGCGCGTACGGACAGTACGGAACGCTGCAGGATCCGACCGACTACCCGTCGAACTACTTCACGGCGGGCTTCAACGGGGCGAGCGGCTCGACGGCGTTCAACGGGAACTGCATCCTCGACCTGCAGACGCGCGGGCTGTGCCGCGCGGACCAGACGATGTCGTTCAACCCGCTCACGTTCTACAGCGTGCAGGGGACGGGGCATGCGCGCGACTTCGGCGCGAGCGCGTCGGGCGGCGGCGACGCGGCGCAGTACTTCGTGAGCTACGACGGCAACTTCACGCAGGGCACGTACGCACCGAGCAAGGTGCGCATGAACAGCGGGCGCGCGAACATCAACGCCCGGCTCCGCGGCAACCTCACCTCGCAGTTCACGACGAACTACGTGGACCGCCGCATCGGCCTGCCGTACAACGACAACAACATCTACGGCGTGGTGCCCAACGGCGTGCTCGGTAAGGCGGGGAACTGCGTCGCCGGGAACACCTCGCCGGCGTGCGTGGTGAGCGGAGTGCGCGACACGCTCGGCTCGGGCTTCTACTCGCGGTTGCCGAGCACGTTCTACTTCGTGTCGAACGAGCAGGCGGTACGGCGGTTCATCGCCGGCAACAACACGACGTGGCAGCCGTTCTCGTGGCTCACCGGCGTGGCGCAGCTCGGCATCGACGCGGACAACTCCGCGGACCTGTACCTGAATCCGGCGAACATCGTCACCGACATCAACCAGGGCCTGGCCGAGGGCGCGCGCACGCGCCGCGCGTACGGGAACTACAACTACAACGCGAACGGCAGCTTCACGGCGACGCGCAACCTCCTCACGTCGCTGCAGAGCCAGACGTCCGCGGGCGGGCAGTTCGTCGACGAGCGGCGCAACTGGACGCAGGGCACGGGGCGGCAGCTCGTTCCGGGCACCGGGTCGCTCGCCACGGTGGGCGCGGGGAAGGACGTGAACGAGCTGAATCAGGAGATCAAGACGGTCGGCGGCTATGTGCGCGAGCAGCTCGCGTGGCGCGACCGGCTGTTCGTGACCGGCGCGCTACGCGCCGACGAGAACAGCGCGTTCGGTAAGGACTTCAAGCTCGCGTACTATCCGGCGGCGAGCCTGTCGTGGGTGATCTCGGAGGAGCCGTTCTTCCAGAGCATTCCCGGGGTCGGGAGCTCGAGCGTGCTCGATCAGCTCCGGCTGCGCACGTCGTACGGCCGCTCCGGGCAGCGCCCCGGCTTCCGCCAGGCGGACACGTACCTCAGCGCCGTCTCGGTAGCGAACGTCGGCGGGCAGGAGCTCACCGCGGTGGTCATCGGCGGCACCGGCAACGCGGGGCTCAAGCCGGAGATCTCCGACGAACAGGAGATCGGGTTCGACGCCAGCTTCCTGAAGAACCGTCTCGGCATCACGTACACGTTCTTCAACAAGGTCACGCGCGACGCGCTGATCGCGCAGACGCTCGCGCCGTCGCTCGGTGTCAGCACCTCGCGCTTCGTCAACCTGGGCAAGGTCTCGAACAACGGCCACGAGCTGCAGGTCAACGCGACCGCGGTGGACCTGAAGAACGCGAAGTTCACGGTCGATCTCACGGGTTCGATCCTGCACAATGAGCTGAAGCAGCTCGGCGGCGTGCCGCCGATCTTCTTCAACGGCAGCCGCCAGCGTCACCAGGAAGGCTACCCGCTCGGCGCGTTCTTCCAGCGCAAGTACACGTTCCAGGACAAGAACGGCGACGGGATCATCAGCCGCGTGGGGTGCACCACCGCGGTCACTCAGACGGACCCGTCGTGCGAGCTCGTACTCGCCGATACGTCGACGGCGGCGCAGTTCATCGGCAGCGTGCTGCCGACGCGCGAGTTCTCCGTCACGCCGACGCTCACGCTGTTCCAGCATCTGCGCGTCGGCGCGCTGATCCAGCACCGCGGCGGCAACTACGCGTACAACGAGACCGAAGAGTTCCGCTGCACGGCGTCGTCGATCCGCAACTGCCGCGCGATCAACGACCGGACGGCGCCGCTCGAGGACCAGGCGGCCGCGATCGCGTACACGCTGGGCGGCACGAGCGCGGGCTACATCGAGAAGGCGGACTACACGAAGTTCCGGGAGCTGTCGATCGGCTACATCGTCCCGCGGAGCCTCCTGCGCTTCGGCGGCTTCGACGCCGCGACGGTCACGGTGGCCGGGCGCAATCTCGCGACGTGGACGAAGTACAAGGGCTTCGATCCGGAGGTCAACGCGGCGGCGGCGACCGGCTTCTCGCAGTTCGACTTCCTCACGCAGCCCCAGCTGCGCATGTGGACCCTGCGCGTGGACCTGACCTTCTGA